The following nucleotide sequence is from Roseivirga sp. BDSF3-8.
CTAACAACCAGGAATCTACTACCACGTATGATAGAAATCGCTGGGGATTCAATGCTGGTATGGGTCTGGTATTCGTACTGGGCGATCGGTTTACCCTGGAAGCCAAAATGGCTGTCATCAATTACATGGTGGATGTACAGAAATTTGACAGTGAAGAATTAGTAGAGGAAGAATTCGACTTCGGCTTTGACCTGAATAATGCAGGACTTTCAGTAGGCTATTTCTTTTAGAGCGGGCCTCTTTACGATAAATTAATTAGTAGGCTATTCGCAATGCGAATAGCCTTTTTTAGTACCGGCTCTTAATTCAATATCGATTTTCCAGTGCCGTTTTGAATTTACATTGGTTAATGTTTAGTTGCACATGATCTAATTTTTTTACTTATGTACGCCTACAAACGTCTGCTTGTCGCCCTTGATTTGACTGCCATGGACGATACCCTCGTCCGCTATACCGCCTTTCTCGCAAAGAATATCAATGCAGATGCAATCTACTTCCTGCATGTTTCCCCTTCGCTGGAGCTACCTGATGACATTGGTGCGGAGTACCGTGATGTAATAGCTCCGGTAGATGAGACTCTGGAACATAGTATCAAAGACATGCTGGATCGCTACTTTGACTACGATTGTACTATTGAGGTGGAGGCGCAGGAGGGTAATCCGGGTGAAAACATCCTGAAATGGATCAAGGTAAAAAACATAGACCTGGTGATAGTAGGCCGCAAGCAGGAAATGAAGGGAACCGGCGCTCTGGGCAGCAGGCTCTCACGCATTGCTCCCTGCAGTATTTTGTTTGTGCCGGAAAACTTTGAAGCCAAGCTGGAGGATATCACTGTAAGCAGTGACTATAGTAAGCACTCTGCTATTGCTCTGGAGGAGGCCTATGATCTGGCTAAATCCAGCAGTGCAAAACTGCACCTGGTGCATGTGACCCATGTGCCTCCGGGTTATCATAAAACGGGAAAATCGTACGAGGAATTCGGAAAGATCATGGTAGAGAACGCCCGAAAGGATGCTGACAAGTTTCTGAAAAAGTACCTGCCGGATTACCAGGATAAAGTAAATGTACTGATAAAGCTGGACGATGATAAGTCGCCTGCTGATAAGCTTTATGATGCCAGCAAGGAGCTTAATGCCGACCTGATGATCGTAGGGAGCAAAGGCCGTACAGCACTTGCCTCTCTGCTATTAGGTAGTGTGGCTGATAAGCTTGCCGGATATACGCGGACACTCCCCCTGCTGGTGGTAAAGGATAAAAAAGAAAACCTGAGCTTTTTCGAGGCACTCCTGAAACTCTAACGAATTCGCCCTTCAATCTGATAGGTGATGGAGTCGCGGAAAATGATCTTGTGCCCCCCTTCCAGGTAATACCGGTTTAGGCGGCCGGGCAGGCCTTTTACTTCTGCCTGGTCAAACTCGGCCTCCATTCTCCTGAAGGTACTGTACAGTTCATTACGTTCCAGAAACTCGGCTTCCAGCTTTCGTACCTCACTGCCCGCAAAAACTACCCGGAGTTTTTGCACAGGAACTTCTTCCGGATACCGGGCATTATAAGTGACCTCTCTGCGACCATTAGCGGTATTTACCACACTGTCATATGCCAGCCGGTAAGCAGGCTTATTCATATCCACCTGCCTGAAAAAGCCAAGCTCACGCACCCACCCCATAGAGTCGGGCTGGTATACCTGGCTTTCCTCACTACCATCTACCATGGCCGTTTTTTCAAGGGTAGCTCCTTCTTCGGTAAACTGCTGCACCTGGCTCATGATCAGCCCTTCTATATCAGCATAGGTTTTACCTGATTCCTTGTCCCGGCTGCTTTCGGCACTGCATCCGCTGGTTAGAACTGTAAAGAACACTACTCCTAAAAAAACGAGGGCTAACTTCTTCATTGCTTTTACTCAAATAATATTTCGCCTGTCATATCTGCAGGCGCCTCTATACCCATCAGCTTCAGAACGGTGGGCCCGATATCTCCGAGTTTGCCGTCCTTCATATTAATATCTTTCAGCTCACTGTCTACGATAAAGCAGGGCACAAGGTTAGTGGTATGGGCTGTGTTAGGGCTTCCGTCATCATTGATCATGTAGTCTGCATTGCCATGGTCAGCGAAGATTATGCTGGTATAGCCGTTATCCATAGCAGCTTCTACCACTGCTTTTGTACACTGGTCTACGGTTTCGCAGGCTTTAACGGCTGCCTCAAACACACCGGTGTGACCTACCATATCGGGGTTGGCAAAATTAAGGCAAACAAAATCTACTTCACCTTCCCTGAGCTTGCTGACTATGGCATCACGAATTTCGTACGCAGACATCTCAGGCTTCATGTCATAGGTAGCTACTTTGGGGGACGGGCAGAGTATTCTTTCCTCGCCTTCAAACTCCTCTTCGCGACCGCCATTAAAGAAGAAGGTCACATGCGGATACTTTTCTGTTTCGGCTATCCGGATCTGTTTTTTACCATGCCTGGCAAGTACTTCGCCCAATGTGTTTTCAGCCTTAGATTTTTCCAGGATGACTTCCACGCCTTTAAACGATTGGTCGTAGCGGGTCATGGTCACATAATAGAGGTCCAGCTTTTTCATGTCCTGCTCAGGAAAGTCTTGCTGGGTGAGCGCCATGGTTATCTGTCTCCCCCTATCGGTACGGAAATTAAAGCAGATCACTACATCACCTTCTTCTATCTTAGCTACCGGGCTGCCATCTTCATTTGTCATGACGATAGGCTTGATAAACTCGTCTGTCTCGTCTGCTGCGTACTTTTCTTTGAGGGCGGCTACAGCATCGGTGGCTTTCACATCTCCCTGGCCTTTTACCATAGCATCATAGGCCAGCTTTACACGCTCCCATCGCTTATCACGGTCCATGGCATAGTATCTTCCTATTACGGTAGCCAGCTTGCCGGTACTATTTTTCATATGGGAGGTCAGGTCCTGGAGGTAGCCAGTCCCCCCTTTAGGGTCAGTATCACGGCCATCTGTAAAAGCATGCACATATACGTTGTCCTCAAGCCCTTTATCCGCGGCTATACTCAGGAGTCCTTTCAGATGATCAATATGGGAATGCACACCTCCGTCAGATACTAATCCGATAAAGTGTACTTTCTTTCCTTTATCTTTTGCATGATCCAGCGCTTTGGTCAGGATCTCATTACGTGCCATATCTCCCTCTGAAATGGACTTATGTATACGCTCCAGCTCCTGGTAAACGATGCGGCCGGCCCCTATATTCATATGACCCACCTCAGAGTTTCCCATTTGCCCTGCCGGGAGGCCCACGGCCTTGCCGGATGCTTCGAGGCGAGAATGCGGATAATCGTGATAGAGGCTATCAACGAATGGCGTATTGGCTTTCGAAATAGCAGATACTTCATCATTACCGCTTATTCCCCATCCATCCATTATGATAAGTATGACCTTTTTATTCATTGTGAGAGCGTGTTTGGTGTGGCAAAAAATTGTAAGTAATTACCCGATGTAGTATTTTGAGTACAATTTTCCTTCTAAAAATTGAGAGTTAAAAGGAATTGGCATAGTTTTAGCGAATCCTTTCGTGTAATAAGCAACCATAGGTGCAATGACCATAAAGGTAATGAAAAGAACCATTCTGATGCTCATATTCGCTGCCTGGGCATTCCCCATGCAGTTACAGGCACAGAGCGAGGTGATGAATGATATCCGGGCGGCCATAAAGTCAGGCTCTTCCAAAGAGCTTAGCCTGTACCTGAATGACGTAGTAGAGCTTTATTTCTACGGAGAAATGTCAAGCTACAGCCGTACGCAGGCAGAATATGTCCTGAAGGACTTTTTTAAAGAAAATCCTCCCCGAAATTTCATTTATAAACATCAGGGTAGCTCCAAAGATGGCCAGCTTTATGCCATCGGAGAATACACCTATGACAACGGCACCTACAGTATCTTGTTAAGGATAAAGGAGTTCGAAGGTAAATTAAGGATTTTTAAGATCGATTTTATAGATGAACAGGACTGATGTAGCTGTTCTGAACGCTAAATAGTATAAAGGCACTGAAATATTCAGTGCCTTTTTTATTTTTGCACCGTGAAATTGCCCTACTTAAAAGACGACACCCTCAATGCCTTCATTAAAAAGGCACTTGAAGAAGACCTTGGAACAGGGTCAGGAGCAGGAGACCACTCATCTCTGGCATCCGTACCTGCCGGTGCAGCCAGCCAAGCGCGCCTGATCATAAAGCAGGACGGTGTACTTGCCGGAGTGGAAATGGCCCGCGCTATTTTCAGATACGTGGACCGTACCCTGAGCATGGAGGTGCACAAAAAAGACGGTGAAAATGTCAACAAAGGTGACATTGCATTTATCATTAGCGGCCCCGCGCGCAGTATTCTCACCGCTGAGCGACTGGCCCTCAATTGCATGCAGCGCATGAGTGGTATCGCTACCTATACCCGCGGCCTCAAAAAACTCATTGACGGTACCGGTGCACGCCTGCTGGACACCCGCAAGACCACGCCTAACTTCCGGATAGCGGAAAAATGGGCTGTGGCTATTGGTGGCGGAACAAACCATCGGTTCGGTCTGTATGATATGGTCATGTTAAAGGATAATCATATTGATTTTGGTGGAGGCATAAGGAAGACGGTGGCCGCTACCAGCGAGTATCTGGAAGAGAATGACCTGGACCTGAAAATCGAAGTGGAAACGCGCAATCTGGATGAAGTACGTGAAGCAATTTCAACGAACCAGGTAGATACTATTCTCCTGGACAATATGACACCTGAAACTATGGCTGAAGCTGTTAAGATTATTGATGGCTGCTGCCTGACTGAAGCTTCGGGCGGGATTACGGAGCAAAACATTCGCGCTGCAGCCGAATCAGGTGTGAACTTTATTTCTGTTGGCGCCCTAACTCATTCGGCGGGCGTACTGGACATGAGCCTTAAAGCATTTTAAATATCAGATTTTACGATGATCGTTAAAACGAAAAAATATAAACTCGAGCCTGGTACCTATATAAAAGCCGCTATGGCCAATATTCTGCGGGAGCAGTGGTGGGTAGGGTTAATATTCCTGGCTATTTGCAGCGGATACTTTTTTGTACCCAGCCACTGGTGGATAACCGGTGCGGTTATTGGCCTGATCCTTTACTTCCTGTTCTGGCTTATACAGTTTGCAGGGGTAACTCAGATGGAACAGTCTAAAATACTGTTTGAAAGAATGAGCTACGAGATAGACAGTCGTCAGGTGCTTATGAAGATAAACCCCCGCCAGGGGATGCCTATCACCTGGGACAATATCAAGAAAGCACGAAAAGGGGGGGATCACTTTCTACTTATCATCAGTAAGGCGCAAATGATCTATCTGCCTTTCCGCATATTTAATACGGACAATGAGCGGAAATTCACAGAGACAATCTTAAAAAGAAAGGGTTATATAAAAAGTGATGCCCCGGCAGAAAAAACGAAGTAAAATGAAGCGGCTATGAGGCCGCTTTTTTTATTCTTTGATCTCAGTCCTTTGTCACCAGCTTTTTATAATTCAGTGCCAGCATTAGGCCTGAAAACAGGGTGAAGCAGCCCATGATAAAGTAGGCCCATGTGATATTGCTCCCTTCTGAGAACCAGGTAAAAGAGAATATTGAGATAAAGATGGTTCTCATCAATACATTGGTAAGGCTAAAGAGGCTGTTTACCCGGCCCACAATGTAGTTGGGCACATGGTTGAATATGTACGTTAGCCGAAGTACCCTGGCTCCGGCATTAGCAAAGCCTATCATAAGGCCCACGGTAAAAAATATCTTCGTGCTCTGAGTGAATGCACTCAACCACAGCGCTGTGGTGGCGAGCAGCATCAGCATAATAATAGCTTTGGTTACTTTCATACCCCTTACCAGTGACGAAATGAAAATACCGGCACTTAAGGCACCTACTGCATAGAGCATTTCCATTATGCCATATACATCTCCTCCCTCATTCAGGTGTTTGTCTATGTAAATGGGCATCATGGCATTGAGCTTAACCAGCATTACTACAAAAACGCTGTAGCTGAAAAACCCGAAAAGCAGGATAAGCTTATTCGCCATCAGGTAGCTGAAACCGCTCCTGAGCCGTTTTACAAATGACCCCAGCTCTACCTCGCGCTCATCATAGGGCACATACTTCATGGCTGCTATCAGGATAAGGGAAAGGCCATATGTACAGGCATCCATAGTAAACACCTCGTAGATAGTCCACTTTTCAATTACGATGTTCACGGGTATGGTGATACCTGGCAGGGCCACTTCCGTATGCAGGTTTACCCCCTCCAACAGAACGGCCGCCAGTGCACCGGCCACGACATTAGTGGACTGCCCGACAATCTCAATCCATGAAGTAATACGGGTATATTGCTCAGGGGGGCTGATCTCTTGGGCAAAGGCATAGAGATTAGGATAGTGAATATAAAAGCCAAAAAGCGTTATGGCGAATACGATAAGAATGAAAATCTCCGGAAGATCACCGAGGTACCAGCCATACAGGGCAATGACCCCGACAATAAGGCCTTCCGTCAAATTAGTGCCTAAAAAAACC
It contains:
- a CDS encoding YcxB family protein, with product MIVKTKKYKLEPGTYIKAAMANILREQWWVGLIFLAICSGYFFVPSHWWITGAVIGLILYFLFWLIQFAGVTQMEQSKILFERMSYEIDSRQVLMKINPRQGMPITWDNIKKARKGGDHFLLIISKAQMIYLPFRIFNTDNERKFTETILKRKGYIKSDAPAEKTK
- the nadC gene encoding carboxylating nicotinate-nucleotide diphosphorylase; this encodes MKLPYLKDDTLNAFIKKALEEDLGTGSGAGDHSSLASVPAGAASQARLIIKQDGVLAGVEMARAIFRYVDRTLSMEVHKKDGENVNKGDIAFIISGPARSILTAERLALNCMQRMSGIATYTRGLKKLIDGTGARLLDTRKTTPNFRIAEKWAVAIGGGTNHRFGLYDMVMLKDNHIDFGGGIRKTVAATSEYLEENDLDLKIEVETRNLDEVREAISTNQVDTILLDNMTPETMAEAVKIIDGCCLTEASGGITEQNIRAAAESGVNFISVGALTHSAGVLDMSLKAF
- a CDS encoding MFS transporter → MKNKKALALLFTANGISGFAQGVSLLSIPWYFAQQDLSNKFNLAYAIITFLTMFWGLVAGTIVDRFPRKRVFLGTNLTEGLIVGVIALYGWYLGDLPEIFILIVFAITLFGFYIHYPNLYAFAQEISPPEQYTRITSWIEIVGQSTNVVAGALAAVLLEGVNLHTEVALPGITIPVNIVIEKWTIYEVFTMDACTYGLSLILIAAMKYVPYDEREVELGSFVKRLRSGFSYLMANKLILLFGFFSYSVFVVMLVKLNAMMPIYIDKHLNEGGDVYGIMEMLYAVGALSAGIFISSLVRGMKVTKAIIMLMLLATTALWLSAFTQSTKIFFTVGLMIGFANAGARVLRLTYIFNHVPNYIVGRVNSLFSLTNVLMRTIFISIFSFTWFSEGSNITWAYFIMGCFTLFSGLMLALNYKKLVTKD
- a CDS encoding DUF4783 domain-containing protein gives rise to the protein MKRTILMLIFAAWAFPMQLQAQSEVMNDIRAAIKSGSSKELSLYLNDVVELYFYGEMSSYSRTQAEYVLKDFFKENPPRNFIYKHQGSSKDGQLYAIGEYTYDNGTYSILLRIKEFEGKLRIFKIDFIDEQD
- a CDS encoding universal stress protein, with the translated sequence MYAYKRLLVALDLTAMDDTLVRYTAFLAKNINADAIYFLHVSPSLELPDDIGAEYRDVIAPVDETLEHSIKDMLDRYFDYDCTIEVEAQEGNPGENILKWIKVKNIDLVIVGRKQEMKGTGALGSRLSRIAPCSILFVPENFEAKLEDITVSSDYSKHSAIALEEAYDLAKSSSAKLHLVHVTHVPPGYHKTGKSYEEFGKIMVENARKDADKFLKKYLPDYQDKVNVLIKLDDDKSPADKLYDASKELNADLMIVGSKGRTALASLLLGSVADKLAGYTRTLPLLVVKDKKENLSFFEALLKL
- the gpmI gene encoding 2,3-bisphosphoglycerate-independent phosphoglycerate mutase; the encoded protein is MNKKVILIIMDGWGISGNDEVSAISKANTPFVDSLYHDYPHSRLEASGKAVGLPAGQMGNSEVGHMNIGAGRIVYQELERIHKSISEGDMARNEILTKALDHAKDKGKKVHFIGLVSDGGVHSHIDHLKGLLSIAADKGLEDNVYVHAFTDGRDTDPKGGTGYLQDLTSHMKNSTGKLATVIGRYYAMDRDKRWERVKLAYDAMVKGQGDVKATDAVAALKEKYAADETDEFIKPIVMTNEDGSPVAKIEEGDVVICFNFRTDRGRQITMALTQQDFPEQDMKKLDLYYVTMTRYDQSFKGVEVILEKSKAENTLGEVLARHGKKQIRIAETEKYPHVTFFFNGGREEEFEGEERILCPSPKVATYDMKPEMSAYEIRDAIVSKLREGEVDFVCLNFANPDMVGHTGVFEAAVKACETVDQCTKAVVEAAMDNGYTSIIFADHGNADYMINDDGSPNTAHTTNLVPCFIVDSELKDINMKDGKLGDIGPTVLKLMGIEAPADMTGEILFE